The nucleotide window CGACAGTGGGCATGATTGCCCCTGTCCAGGATGAAGCTGTGGCCCAGCATTTACTGAACCAGAAGTGAATTATTGGCTCCTCTGGTTCCAATGCTGTTGTGATGGATATTCATCGGTAGGGTGATCTTTTGGATTCTGTTCTCTGGGGCCTCCCAGAGTGATGCTGTGGAGAAAAGTAGATGTTAGGAGAAGTCTGGAATCCTGTCCCATCCAGGTTTTGGtgactctgggcctcagtttctccatgttTGAatggccaaagtggaaacaactcaaataccCATAGCCtgatgagtgaataaacaaaatgtggtatatgcatGTGGTGGAATATTGAccacagaaaggaatgaagtaccAATACATGCCACAGTCTGGATGAACCTTGAATACAGTATGCTGTGTGAAACAAACCAGACATAAAAGGCTGTGTATTGTGTGATTTAcataaaatgttcagaataggcaaatccatagagacagaaagttttCTAGGggatggttgccaggggttgggagAAGGCGAGAGTAGGAAAGTGGCTGCCAAtatgtgtgtgggtttttctttttggagcaaagaaaatgttctagaattagataTTGGCAATGGATGCACAATTTTGTGACTATATTAAAAACCACCGAATTGCATGCTTTAAAAAGGATTCtttattgaattatatttattatttatttaattatatctcagtaaagcagttatttttaaaaattggcagtTGAGCTGGATCAAGGTCTCTTACCCTGTGGTCCAGGATGACTtcagagggcctggcaacccctAAAATGTGAATAACAGTTAGTGTTTCTGTGCACTTCTGTGGATAAAGTTTCAAAGTTCAGGAAGAAATGATCTGTAAGGTCCCCCTGACCAACAAGGGGGTCAATGACACTAGAAAGTCAGCAGAACCTTGGGGAGGAAATGGCATGGGGGCTCTGCCCTCATTGATGATATATTGGAGGCTGTCCAGTGTTACTGGGGTAGTAAGGCCAGGGCTGTGACCTGAGTCTGAGGCCAGCAGTGGACCCCAGGATCTGGGGCAGCTGTATAGGTCCGGCCTCACATCAGAAGGCCAGATGAGCAGGGAGAGGTGCTGATTTCAGCTGTAGCCCCTTATCTTTAGGCATATTGGGCCATGAGGATGTACGTTCCCCTTCAGGGCATTTGGGGGGGGTGTTCCTGCTGCCCGGGGAAATGGAAATAGCAAGAGGGGCACAGCTATGAATGTTTTGGATGGGGTTTTGAAAGGTGTGATGGCTGGTCCAGAGTGTTTGCTCTAGGGGCttaggtggtgtgtgtgtgtgtcaaccttaatatcatcatcatcacagcCATTAATTGGGTATTTACATGCCAGACATTGTATACTTTGTGTCTTTACAAACATTATCACACGTATTCCTTGCTCAACTCTATGCAATTGGTGCTACCacgatcccattttacagatgaagacattgAGATTCATCTGGTTAAGGGGCAGTGGTAGGGAGAGAAGCAGCAGCCTCTCACAGCAGGGTGTGAAGGGCACCGTGGGGAGTGCATTCTGCAGCTCTTGCTTGTTTGTGAAAGCAGCTCTTCTCTGCACACCACCACCTAGAGCCCGCCCACTGAAAAGCAAAGAGGTCTTTGCTCTTCATCCAGACTCAATAAGGACTCATGTCAGGCAAGTGTCAGTGAGTCACTATCCACCATCATTTCATTCCTTCAGATTCTTTCATTCGCTCATTGGACACACATTCATTTAGAACCTGGATCTGGCCAGGCATTGGGGAGGTGCTGAACCCAGAGAATGAATGAGGCTGGGCCTCTGCTCAGGGGGTGTCCCAGCTGGCTGGGTTCCTGAGCATTGCGGTGAATCCCACTGTCAGCACTGTCCACTGGTGACAGTGGGATTGTCACCAGGCTAAACTTGGCTGACTTTCTTGTGGCTCCTCCCGCCTTCCTGTGTCTGGTGTCCTGGGAACCTTAGGCAGGGATGGGATGGATGCTATGTCCTGTGATCATCCTGGGAACAAAAGGAAATATCTTAGGGGTCTGGACACTTCATTTCTTGTTGTTACACCCTGTTCATTCATTGTGTGTTGTTCAGTGAACCCCAGGAATCTTCCTTTGTCTGTGCAGTCTTGGCAAAATTCTTACATCTCATCTTCTCTCAGTTTCAATTTAAATGTCTCTAGGGACtgagtttctttctgttcctaTTGAAGACCCTCAGGAACCTGCTGCAGTTAGCAAATAAGCTCTTTCTCCTCCTAAACATCTACCCTTCCTTCCCAGGTACCCTCTTACATATTGTTGTTATGGTGAAGAATATGcaaataactttgaaaaacagACTCCCAGCAAATGGGTATtcaaaaatgtaataaattaacTCCATAATGTAATCTAGGTCCCATGACCATCCATCATGCTGATGTGATTACGATACGAAAAATCAGATGCCGTGTGGACAGAAGTGACAGATGACTCTCACAGAACTCTCTCATGGTCCCATGCTGATtcagccccctgcccctgcctaTCCCCAGCTTCTTGGCCCCTTTGGAACCCAAGGTCATCAGAGGTTTAGGGAACATCTGTCCAGCCtgttcatttcacaaatgagatgGAGGCCTTTTGGGGGATGGAGTCAGATTAGTTTGATCCCTCCTCATCTGTCTCCTAGCCCCCCATCCTCTGTTAATCGCTAGCTCTGAATCCAAAGCCCCAAACAGGTATTTTTATCCAGTTTCTAGTTGACAAGGTAGGTACCCCAGGGTCAGACAAAGCTGTTTGGACCTCAGTGTCCTCACTGGAAAAATGTGAGTTTTGGGGTGTTTGTCTACCAAGGTTTCTCTGAAGTTCTTCAGCTGTGTGTGGCAGGAGACCTCTGAGTGGCTTGCACTATGTCTTCTTAGGGCAGGGGGCTGGAGCTTAGGGTCAATGGAAGGAACACTGGCATGAGTCCCCAGGTCACTTGCATTGTGCCTTGGAGGCTACTCTGAAACAGTAACTGGGCTCTGAGCTTCTGCTACCTAGAGCTCCATCCTAAGGGACTTTTCACAAGGAATTGCCCCCTTAAGACTGCCACTTTCTGTTACCAATGAAAATGCTGCATGAGCAACCTCCAGGGAGGGGCAAAGAGGGACACTCATTTCCCCCAGTTTCCCAAGCATCCACAGTGATTAAGTCTCAAGGAGCCAGGGGACACCTGCCTACAAACAAGTGAGCTGCTCAGCTGGCTCCATGTGGAAATGGTCCTCTCCTATGTGATGTGGGCAGGGTCTCCAGATCTTGGGAAGGATTGCTGTGCTGCCAGGCACATCCATTTCTAAATTAAATCCTTCATTCTATTGGGTTAAACATTGCAATATTATGAAATGCAGACTTTCCCTAAGCAATTAGGGTGGTTGCAATTCCCATACTTTCTTTGGCATCAGCCCCCTGGGAGCTTGTTAAAGGGCCAGTGCCCTATTGTGCACCCCGACTGATCTCATAggtctgggaagcccaggttccaAGTGTTTAACGGGCTCCCCGGGGATTTTGATGCAGATTTCCTGGGACTGCTTCTGAGAAATGCTCTGTTGGCATTTTTGGCTTAATGGGCCAGGTTACTTATTCTCTCCCCCATCACCACTGCCATATGAAGTGTGTGAATGCAGGTTTGAAAGCATCTGGGGTGAAAGGGGTGCAGGTTGCTGATACTAAGCAGTAAACAGTAAACTTTCTTGGCTAGATCTGTGTACCAACAGATGGGCATGATTTCTAACAAGCTTTTGTGTCCCTGGAGGTCAGAGACAAGATCCCCAGATTTCTGTCCCTGGTCTGTTGTTTATACTCCACAGCCACTACCCTGACCTTAGTTTTTCCACCTGTAAAATAAAGGAGTTGAAAATAAGTTGAAGCCCTGGAGTTAGAATAGAAGTCAGAACTGGGTTTGTATtccagctgtgtgatttgggcAAATTAGGAAACATCTCTGAGTCAGTTTTACCATCTATGAAGTAGGACTGTAAAATGGAGGCTTGGCTGTTATtgttaatgaaaaaattaaagaaatcaatACTTGAAACATAGTGGGTGTTCATGttaggaattatttttaatattaatattatttctcaGGATCCTCTCAGCCCTTCCAGAGTCCATGCCTCTGGGGAACATTCGGGCTATAAAGTGAAGTGGCAGAAGACATCTGTGTCCACACCCTCCGCCAGTAGCTGTGTAACTCGGGCAGGTTACTTCACCCCTCTGACCCTTGTTtggctcatctgtaaaacggggacAATAATAGCAACTGTTGCAGTGGAATTGTTTTGAGAATTTAGTGAGCTGGTTCACGGACACACTTAGCTCAGTCTCTGGCACTTGGCTTGTTCTTGTGCtttgtgtacatgctcagtcgtgttcgactctttgagaccccatcccatggattgtagcctgccaggctcctctgtccatgggcttatccaggcaagaacattggagtgagttgccatttcctcctgcagtggatcttcctcacccagggatggaacccctgtctcctgcgtctccagcaccggcaggcggattctttaccgctgagccacctgggaaacggCTCTATAAATGTCAGCTGTTGTTACGATGCATATCCCGGGAGGTTTTTTCTTCTTGGGAGGTAAAGACCGGCTGCATTTAGGCTCCAGATGACGGTGGGAACGGGGACGTCCCAGGTGCTCGCCGGCCCTCCCCTATCCCCGCCCCGGAGCCGGCGGATTCACTTTCGGTTGGGCAGCTGAGATTCCGGGGATGGTGACTTTGGAGCTAGCGGTAGATGTCGCTGTCCAGAGTGCCCGTCTGTGACCCACAGTGGCTCTCACCAGCAACACCTACCCGCCCTCGTCCTTTACGTCCTAAAGCGAGAGAAATGCCCTGAGGAGGAAAATATGTTGCGATCCGAAGTGGAGACCAAagttgtgtgggttttttttgcgCTCACCTTTAATTGAAAGGAAGCGGCGTGGCGCAGCATCAGCAGACTTGGGATCATTTTGGCGCCCGGACAGGGCCCACCCCTGTGACAGCCCCTCCCTCCCGCACCCGTGGTTGGCTGAGCGGGGAGTGGGCGTGGCTGGAAGCCGGCGTTAGGACCCGGCGGAGCGCCGCGGACGTCACGGAGCGGCGCCCTGGCCGCGGGTTGAGCGGGAGGCGCGCGGAATTAACCCGATCGGTGGTCTCCCTCGCTGGGGGCCGGGCCCCTAGCCGGGAATCGAGGCCGGAGCCGGTacggggagagaggggaggggcgggATTCTCGCAGGGGAGGAATCTAGCCTCGCAGAGGGTGAAGTCCTAATTCTAGCCTAGTTTCGCTTTCCGCGTGTCCAGTTCTACGTTCCCGGCCCTGCGCATCCAGTTGTTCCCTCTGAGGCCGCTGCCGTGCCCTTTTATGCGGGCACAACTCTGGCCTTTCCTAGCGCCACAAGACTGCAGGCCGAAGCGGCCAGTGCACAGAGGCTGATCGCAGGCGTTAGGCTGCCTCCCAGCTCTAACACCTGcgtggggcgggggtggtggggggcgctTTCCCAGCTGCTCTGATTCTATGAGAAGGGACGGGCAGCCCTACCCGGTTTCCCTCCCAGGTCGAGGGGAGGGGTAGTGGGAGTGGGCGGGCCCTGCGGCTGCCTGGGCCTCTGGAACTagctcctgccccaccccccaggtGTCTGGAAGGATGACCACGCTCACGCGACAGGACCTCAACTTTGGTCAAGGTAGGGAGGCTGGACCTGGGGCAGGGGGCGAGGGAGGGCCAGGGCTAGCGGGCTCCCCCGCCCTCCACGAGCGCACCGGGTTCTGTCCCCCTCTCAGTGGTGGCCGATGTGCTCTGCGAGTTCCTGGAGGTGGCGGTGCACCTGATCCTCTACGTGCGTGAGGTCTACCCGGTGGGCATCTTCCAGAAGCGTAAGAAGTACAACGTGCCTGTCCAGGTGAGCCCCCACAGCCAGGTTGGGTGCACTGGGTCACCGCCAAATCACAGAGCGGATGGAGAGGGGATTTTTAACTCTCTTCCACCTTCAGGCTCAGCGCCCTCATTCCTCAGCGGCCTGACCTTGCCTTCTAGTTCACAGAAGCAGCTAATAGCTCCACAACCTCCCATCCCTCACTGCCATGgcatctccttccctcctctctgaaCTGGGAATTCCCCTTGCCAGAAGTTAGGGACCAGCTCCTCTGATTAGAGTCCCCCTGCCCCGccatctttgatttttaaaggtCTCCTGAAGCTGATGAATGGTTAGTTTGGAGGGGATTCCTATAAACTCAGgcaccttctctctcctctcgTTTATCCTAATTGTAACAGTTTGTTTTAGGTTAAAAGGCACAGGAAGCAGTAAATACATGTGACTATATCATCAGCCTCTAGAAGTTCTTGCCCCTTaaaaagcactcagtaaatattagaacAAATGACTGAACACTctgagacggcaatggcacccaactccagtacttttgcctagaaaatcccacggacggaggagcctggtaggctgcagtccatggggtcgctagagtcggacacaactgagtgacttcactttcacttttcactttcatgcattgaagagggaaatggcaacccactccagtgttcttgcctggagaatcccagggacggggaagcctggtgggctgccgtctatggggtcgcacagagtcagacacgactgaagcgacttagcagcagcagtagcagtgactGAACACTGGAAGGTGGTGGAAGCTTAAAAGatatgggtgggggtggggaacaaaaaacaacaaaaagatataTAGGGAGAATGAAAAACAAGAATCAGCACTGACTGAGTACCCACTGCGTagcatgcttccctggtggctcagtggtaaagaatccacctgccaatgcaggagatcggggttcaatccctgggtccagaaaatccctggagaaggaaatgggaacccactccaatattcttgcttggagaagtgcatggatagaggagcctggtgggctccagcccatggggttgcaagagtcagacccaacttaacaactaaacaacactGTATACTAGGTACTTGTCTCACTTAatcctccctttttctttttaaatgagatcTTCCACAGATGAAGTAAGCAAAGAGGAGTTAAGCCTGAGGCCACTCAGGTCCTTAGTTCCAGATTCTTAATGTTTGAAATGGATTAAATTCCTGAatctcttctctggaaaaatgccCGTATACCCAAACCTCCACAATTTAGAGACATCTTAGACTCTGGAGGAGCTCAGTGGCCTCGCATTAGGAACTCCTAATGCTGTATTAAATGCTGATGTTGGGACTGAATTCTTAGGATCTTCTAACTTCTTCCCCTCTGTGGATAGTTCAGTTCTTAGCCTCATGCTGGGTAGTCTGTTTCTTAGCGGGGAGCCCTAGGGAAGAGCTGGGCCTTTCTCCAAAGGCAGGCAGGGCCTTGGGCAGCTGGAGAGGGTGTCAGGGGTCCCCCCATCAGTGCTGCAACCTCACCAGCCATCGTGGGGGTTGTGTGTAGATGTCCTGTCACCCGGAGCTGAACCAGTATATCCAGGACACATTGCACTGCGTCAAGCCACTCCTGGAGAAGGTGAGAACACCAGGCCCCCAGCCTACCCTGCCTCCAGTGCCCCTCCATGCTCCAGGATGGGGCAATGCTGGGACACTTTCGGGTCCATATGACTAATAACACCCAGAAGCCTATTCCCTGCTCTCTGGAGACCACCCTTGCCCAGGGACaggccccagggcatgtgggtaTGTTCAAGGCATGCTGGGCCTGGAGCCTTGGTTCCTGGAATTCGATGAGTGGGACCTGCCTTGAGGGTTTTGGGTCGTTCTCCCaagttcctttctctccctctgccccaAGTTCTGTCTGGGCTTGGCCCTTCAGGGATTCCTCCCTCTATCTGTTCTGCTCCCTGAGACATCCTAGCATCACAATGGGACCCAGCATCCTTTCCTCTCCGTGGGTACCACTGGGGTGCCTGCTCAACTTCTCAAACCTCTTTCTGGGATCCCAGGGACTCTGGGCCTGGAAGCTGAGCAGGACTGAGAGTGTCTTTCCCAACCTTCCCTGGGCAGGGAGCAGGTGGCAGGGAGTGGAGTGGGCGGGGGAAAGGGGAGGCAGGGACCCAGCTCTGGAGGAGGGGGTTCTTGTCCTTGCAGAATGACGTGGAGAAAGTGGTGGTAGTGATTTTGGACAAGGAGCACCGCCCAGTGGAGAAATTCGTCTTTGAAATCACCCAGCCCCCGCTGCTATCCATCAGGTGCGCTGCCTTGCTCCCCATCCACAGGCTCCCTAGCAATACCCCTACTCTAACCCCTTTAAGGCAACCCCCGAATGCCTTGCTAAAGGCCCGCGAGGACACGTGGTGAGGTGTGCCACCCTAATGAGGCCTGTTAGTGGCCGAGGCACAGCTGGCCACCCAGCAGTCTCTGTGGACGTCACACAGGTTACACAGAAATCCCTCCTGTATCACACCTGGAAAATCACGGCATTGGCAAATGGCTGGTCCcaacctcattttatagatgcagaAATCAATCAACTGTGTCCTGGTTCTCAGATGATCTTGACCTGGTCACCCAGAGCCAGGACACAGACCCAGTTTCCTGACTTCCCAGTCAAGCATCCAGTCCATAGTCAACTAGAAGTTGACCTTGGGTGGCTGTGTTGGGCTGGTCAGCTGCCAGCTTCCTGTGGTAAGGTCAGGGCACTAGAATCTGTCCCTACTTGCTGTGTGGCCTCAAGCAAGCCCTGTCCCTTCCTGGCCTGGTGTCCTGGTTCTTAGACTGGGTTGCACATTAGAACCACCTACTAGGGTTCCTTATGCTCACCACCAACCGGTTCTGACTTAATTAGCCTGGGATGGGACAAGGCTTTGGTTTTAAACTCCCCAGAGGATTTTAACCATGTGGAATCAAGTAGGCAGGCCCTCAGAAGCGCCAGGCCCTCTACCCCCAGGGCTGCTTCCAGGGTTGATTGCCTgccagagggaggggggatgCCCATGTGCTGGGAgaacctcctcctctctccttcccagcTCCGACTCCCTGCTGTCTCACGTGGAACAGCTGCTCCGAGCCTTCATCCTGAAGATCAGTGTGTGTGATGCTGTTCTGGACCACAACCCCCCAGGTGTGCTcgtccccaccccttccctgggCATTTCCATGGCTCCGTGTTGGCCTGTGTCCTTGGGTCCCTGCTTGGCTGCACCAagcctcctctcttccttcctgccttgtAGAACCCCTCTTAAGAACCCTCCTACTTGAGGAGGCCTCCCTGACTGACTCCACCTGGGGTTAAGTCTCCCTGTTGAGTGTCTTGTCTGAGCACTGGGTTCACACTCTGTGGGGCTGCCGTGCCAGTTAGGCTGTGTGGGAAAAGGCTGTGTCCAGTGGTAGGCATGGGGTGGCCCAGGCTTGACCGAACTCTGGCCTTTTTAGGCTGTACCTTCACTGTCTTAGTGCACACGAGAGAAGCCGCCACTCGCAACATGGAGAAGATCCAGGTCATCAAGGTGAGAGATGGGACTGGTGTAGGATGGTGGGCAGGAGACAGTCGGGAGGCGCTGAGAATGAGAGTTCTGTGTGAGAAGGGGTGTTGCCTCGGCCGGGTACTCATCACACTGCTTATGGCAGCGCCTGGCATCAGTAGCTCTCCTGCATCAGCTCTGTGGTCACCACCTTGTCAGCGCCCCACCTGGGCACTCAGCACTGAGAGGAGGGGAGCCTTGATCCAGTTTCCAAACTGGTGTTTGGGGCATGTTGAGTCACTGGGGCTCCCAGGCCAGCTCAGATCTACAGACTAGGCCTTTCTGGTGGGGGAACCTGGGACTCTGCACCACAGcaattctctggtggctctgatgCTTCCTGATGTCTGAGGATGCCAGTTCTGGAAGGGGAGTGGGGAGCAAAGTGAAGATGGGCAATGAGCCAGCCCCCTGCTACCCTTCCCTTGGTCCCCTCCCCAGGACTTCCCCTGGATCCTGGCAGACGAACAGGATGTCCACATGCACGACCCCCGACTGATACCTCTAAAGACCATGACATCAGACATCTTAAAGGTGAGCTGCTTGGGGCCCCTGTGCTGAGGCCTCACCAGATGGCTTGTGGACAAAGGCTCAGGGGAAACGACAGGGCATGCCTGGCATAAGGCTCCCAATCCTTTCTTCTCTTAACCCCTGGCAGTGGCCACACAGCCCCACCCTGGGCAGAGACCCCATGGGTTCCCCAAAGGAGGTGCCCTGGTTGTCTGTCTGACTATGGTGTCTATTCCTGTCTATCAGATGCAGCTCTACGTAGAAGAGCGGGCGCATAAAAGCAGCTGAGGGTGCACCTGCCCTCCCCAGTACCCCCCAGAAAAGCCACGACTGTCGGACTTTGGGGGCCCAGCCTTGGGCCGTGCTGCAGGGCCACCCTGATTCCAAGTGCTCTTATTGTCTCTGTGTATGGACcacccctgcctccagccctgggctgctcAGGCCTGGTTGCCTTCGTGGAGGAATCGCTCCCTTCTCCgccaggagggcagggaagaaTGCTGGGACCTCAGTTTCTCAGCCTTCTGGGATTTGGCCGGCCAATGCTGTCTGTCTCAAACACTGTGCTGTGAGTTGTTTCAATAAAGTGCTCCCAGGGCTGAGCCGCACTGTCACTATCTGGAGGGAAGGGGCTGCTTCTCTGCCCAAGTGCCAAGGACCTTGTagccccacccctggccccagTCCCAGGCGAGTTCTGCTGAAAACGTTTATTACAACAAAAAGTCAGAGCTATGTGACAGTAAGCCCAGGTCAGGGCTGGGGCTGCCCCCTACAGGCTCAGCTCTTGCCTGCAAGGGACCTTTGGCACTCGGCTAGCCCAGAAAGAGGACGGATGAATGGCTGTCAGAGGACAGTCAGAGATGGCTTATGGAGATGGAGTGTGGAGGGAAGGTGGGGTGCCTCCTCTGGCCCCGGCAAGGTCTAGGGCTGCGCCATGGCGTGGGGCGGGTTCCTGGTCACCCTGTGGCTGATGACAATGCTGCTGTTGGTGACACGGGGCCCATACCAGCCTGCCCAGAACTGGGTGTCCTTGCCCCCGTGCTGAAAGAAGATGTGGCGGACTCCTGGAGGGTAATCCGAGAAGGTGTGGGAaacctggggggaggggagagacagcAATCACTAGGACTGGAGAAGTGATGATGGCTGAGCTGAGGAAGGGAAGGGTGGAGCCAGGTCCTGCAAGGGAGAGCCTCCCGGCCAGAAGGCAGGAGCTCCAGGCAGTGGACTGGGGCATTCTGGGCCCTGGGGCTGCCCCTGATTTCCTGCCATCCTGGCCTTGGGAGAAGCAGGTGGCGAGGGGCAAGCAGGTGAGGCCTCACCTCTGTCCACTTGGCATCGTTCCACTGGTGGATGGTCACGGGCGGGGGCTCGAAGGAGGCCAGGACGAGGTAGTCGGCCGAGGCCAATTGTACTCGGATCTGGTAGGTGCAGCCACAATCTGCTCTAGGGGCGAACCTGTGGGAGGACGGGGCTCAGGACTAGGGACCCCAAGACAGGCGGCCCTGGAAGCAGGCAACCAGCAGGCCCATTAACTGGGGCCCCGAGTTTCATTGCCCTGCTCTGCCCATGAGGCCCAGGTGGCTACAGTGCTCCCTGTGCCCCACTGTGCCCGTTGGAGTACAGTCTGCTCTGGGCCTCAATGAGCCCATCTGAGAAAAGGGGCAACAACCTTCTTGGGTGTTCCAGTGGAGATTTcaatgtaatcttttttttttcaacctaaAAAGCAACAGGCTCTCTACAGAGATAAAGGCCTGGGCTGTCAGATGTGTGTCACCTGTACATTTTAAtggaggtttgggagggagggcTTGTGTGATGGGGCTGACACAGAGCTCAGCCTCTGGTCAGCCCCACTGTATCCTCCGAAACCTCTGTAGCTCTGCACACCTCAAACCCCACCCTCTACCCTCAGAGTGGTGGGCCTGGTTGGCACTGGGGCTCAGCTTCTGCCCTGAGCCAGGCCAGAGTGTTGCAAAGCACTGGGCACAGAACAGGAGCTTGGGATAGAGTTGTGGGATGAACGGTTAAAGGGGCAGGGGCAGCAGACAGGCAAGGAGGCATGTGAGTATCTGTGAGGTCCAAGGAGGCTGGGTTCTGGTATCTTTTGCTCCCATGCCTGTTTGTGACAACACATCTGtaggcctcagtctccccatctgtaaactggggtTAAAATCTACTGGTGcagggcagtggtggtggtgggaggcagGTGTTGAATGAGTAAGTGCTGGCTCTGTCAGCAGGAAGGAGGGCAGCCCGTGCCCCAGGACACTGCCGGGTTCAGCAGGTACTCCCTACAGGGGAtctcaggaagaaaagagggagggctGCAGAGTGTGGGAC belongs to Bos javanicus breed banteng chromosome 16, ARS-OSU_banteng_1.0, whole genome shotgun sequence and includes:
- the MAD2L2 gene encoding mitotic spindle assembly checkpoint protein MAD2B isoform X2; the encoded protein is MTTLTRQDLNFGQVVADVLCEFLEVAVHLILYVREVYPVGIFQKRKKYNVPVQNDVEKVVVVILDKEHRPVEKFVFEITQPPLLSISSDSLLSHVEQLLRAFILKISVCDAVLDHNPPGCTFTVLVHTREAATRNMEKIQVIKDFPWILADEQDVHMHDPRLIPLKTMTSDILKMQLYVEERAHKSS
- the MAD2L2 gene encoding mitotic spindle assembly checkpoint protein MAD2B isoform X1, which translates into the protein MTTLTRQDLNFGQVVADVLCEFLEVAVHLILYVREVYPVGIFQKRKKYNVPVQMSCHPELNQYIQDTLHCVKPLLEKNDVEKVVVVILDKEHRPVEKFVFEITQPPLLSISSDSLLSHVEQLLRAFILKISVCDAVLDHNPPGCTFTVLVHTREAATRNMEKIQVIKDFPWILADEQDVHMHDPRLIPLKTMTSDILKMQLYVEERAHKSS